GACAGAGATATTCTTAATAGCATAGCAAGTGGTAATATAACGGCTACTATAGCTCAAAACCCATTCGATATGGGAAGACTTGGAATCGAAATGGCTGTAAAACTTCTAGAAGGAGAGGAAATTCCAAAAAGAATCGATACTGGAACTACTCTAGTTACAAAAGATAATGTAGAAGACTTTATTAAGAAGAAAGAAAGCATTTTTAAAAACTAAATAAACTATATTTCTATCAGCTGAAAAGCCATACTTTAACTGCAATTAACCTGAATGATCGCTTTAATGCTATTGCGTATATATTTTGAGATTGCTGAAAAATGCTCGAAACTTATGAAAACAAAACAAATTATAACTTTATTTATTAGAAGCAA
The sequence above is a segment of the Acetomicrobium thermoterrenum DSM 13490 genome. Coding sequences within it:
- a CDS encoding sugar ABC transporter substrate-binding protein; amino-acid sequence: KQPANSERALGMQVMENILTSNPDLDAVFCTNAEMAMGALQATVAAGKKIIIVGFDDDRDILNSIASGNITATIAQNPFDMGRLGIEMAVKLLEGEEIPKRIDTGTTLVTKDNVEDFIKKKESIFKN